TTAGACCTTCACGGAACAGATGCAAAAGCTGTTGCAATAGCAAAGTATCTTGATAAGAAACCTGATGATGGATATGTTCTTGCAAAGGCAGACGAAAAGATTAGTGTTGGTTATACGAAAGTTCTTCCAGGCGTTGCCTCAAAGCTTTCATTAATGGCTGCAAATGCCGGATTAAGAAACGCAGCTATAACGTCAGCAGACGTAACATCAGCGGATCAAGTAATAAGCACCGCAGTCTATATGGTTGTAAACTAGTACAACTGTACAAGTAGAATTATTACGCAAAAAGAAGACCTCTTAAGGAGAGGTCTTCTTTTTTTATTTTTAGTTTTACTAATATTACATTTTATTATTAAACTATATAGCTAGCAATACACAATAATTAATAATTGATAGTCTATCTAAATGTAATGATTTGCCTCAAATTATACATTCATAAAATATGTTTATGAATGTGTAACAATTTTAAATGAGCTAGTAAAATGTGACAAGCTTCCTTCGCCAAATGTTTAAAAACGGCAGTGTGTATGGTTTATGGAGGTGGCCAAATTGTTCAAAAGGATTTACGCTAGTTGAGTTGC
This sequence is a window from Synergistaceae bacterium. Protein-coding genes within it:
- a CDS encoding prepilin-type N-terminal cleavage/methylation domain-containing protein; the protein is MRKTKGFTLVELLIVIIIIGILAGMMMLSSGAATDKAEATKIVSNLRNIKAAAIMFYADENKWDFTSELDLHGTDAKAVAIAKYLDKKPDDGYVLAKADEKISVGYTKVLPGVASKLSLMAANAGLRNAAITSADVTSADQVISTAVYMVVN